The Salmo salar chromosome ssa04, Ssal_v3.1, whole genome shotgun sequence genomic sequence TATAACCACACGGCATCTCATCTTTCCTCCTTAACCTCTTAACGATGTATTTGTTGAAGGAGTGATTCCAAAAGAACGTTGAAATCGAGGGAATCCCCAACTGTGATGCAGCCTAACTCCAGTGAGCTGGGTGCCCATCAGGCAGGACATGGTTTGTCTCTGACGCTACTGACCAGGACACCAGCAGGGGCTACTGGGGGCTCTGCTGTCCCGGAGACTAGTGGAGAGGTCCGGGTACCTATCCTCTCCAGCGGGCCCTGGGAGTCATGTAGAGGAGGGGCGTCATCCCGTAGGTCCAGAGTCAGTTCCAGAACCAGTTCCCACAGCCACTCTCATTCACATGGTGGGGGACACCAGCACTCCCACAGTGAGCCCAGTGAGGCGGACCCGGCTGATGCTGATCTGGAGTCAGGGGAGCCCAGCACCTCATTCTTGGAGCTGCGCTACCTCTTCCGCTGGGTTCAGAAGAGTCTTCCTTTCATAATCATCCTTTGTGCTAAACTGGTCATCCAACATGCCCTAGGTAAGTGTCGGGTAACAATAACATAGCTATACAGTCAGGAACAACTTTTTATTTATCTCAAGTTAGTTTGAAAGAAATATCATTCATGACATTGTTGCAGGTCTAGCTGTTGGAGTTGGCTTATTTACAACTTTTCTTTATGTGAATAAGAACATTCAAACCCAAGTCTTTCTTCTGGTAAGTCACTAACAGTAACACTATTTCTTCATTCATTTCTACTTCAGTGTTTAAACACTATTCAAACCTCTGAATATGATCCTTCATGTATCTCCTCAGGATCGTCGGTCAAAGATAGAGTGCGTATGGCTGCTCCTCTTCCTGGCGTCCTCCACACTCCTGCTTTACTACACTTTTCTCACTGAGACACTTTACTATTGGTAAGACACTTCGGTTTCCCCTTACT encodes the following:
- the LOC106603522 gene encoding E3 ubiquitin-protein ligase RNFT1 isoform X1, encoding MCFQSTYLVKSDSKRTLKSRESPTVMQPNSSELGAHQAGHGLSLTLLTRTPAGATGGSAVPETSGEVRVPILSSGPWESCRGGASSRRSRVSSRTSSHSHSHSHGGGHQHSHSEPSEADPADADLESGEPSTSFLELRYLFRWVQKSLPFIIILCAKLVIQHALGLAVGVGLFTTFLYVNKNIQTQVFLLDRRSKIECVWLLLFLASSTLLLYYTFLTETLYYCLIFLNPAVEPLGFWEVLWVVGVTNFTLKFLIMGFKCLILLLPSNLVTYRAQGRWYMLTEEVGQVYQAVAPTPLWFRYLVTYQEVDGNTGLTLGVLLALVYFILKLLGLYGQWGSFQKTVRIFLSGEHTGAAATRSQCSEAGAICPICQAEYRDPRALLCQHIFCDECIALWFNREKMCPLCRTAITDKVHKWRDGATSPYLQIY
- the LOC106603522 gene encoding E3 ubiquitin-protein ligase RNFT1 isoform X2 is translated as MKLQTQYDRSDSKRTLKSRESPTVMQPNSSELGAHQAGHGLSLTLLTRTPAGATGGSAVPETSGEVRVPILSSGPWESCRGGASSRRSRVSSRTSSHSHSHSHGGGHQHSHSEPSEADPADADLESGEPSTSFLELRYLFRWVQKSLPFIIILCAKLVIQHALGLAVGVGLFTTFLYVNKNIQTQVFLLDRRSKIECVWLLLFLASSTLLLYYTFLTETLYYCLIFLNPAVEPLGFWEVLWVVGVTNFTLKFLIMGFKCLILLLPSNLVTYRAQGRWYMLTEEVGQVYQAVAPTPLWFRYLVTYQEVDGNTGLTLGVLLALVYFILKLLGLYGQWGSFQKTVRIFLSGEHTGAAATRSQCSEAGAICPICQAEYRDPRALLCQHIFCDECIALWFNREKMCPLCRTAITDKVHKWRDGATSPYLQIY